In Stanieria sp. NIES-3757, the DNA window GAGGCCAAAAATAGCTATTTTGAAACTGCTATTACAATTAGTGGCGCACCTGAGCAAGCTGAGTTATTAATAGAAGCGATTTTTGTAGATCGAAGTCATCTTCCCCTAGCAACTTTTCAATTTCAAAAATTAGCTTTAGTTGCTATTAGTTAAAGAGTCATGAAAATTAATTGGTTTTGCCCTCTCCCTCCTGAAAAAACTGATATTGCCCACTATACTGCCAGAATTCTCAAAGAATTACATCAAAGAGCAGAAATTACTCTCTGGACTGATAAGCAAGTTTGGTTACCAGAATTAGAAGAGTATGCACGAATTATTCATTACCATCCCGATCATTTATCTGATTCAGATTTTGAAAATGCTGATGTCAATATTTATCACATTGGTAATAATAAAGAATTTCATGGTTCAATTTGGCAAGTAAGTCGTCGTTACCCAGGAATTGTGGTTATTCACGATCTCAATTTGCATTATTTATTTACTTGTTTATATCCTCGATATTTAGAAGCGGGTACTACGGATCGCAATGCTTATGTAGAATTGATGCGAAATAGTCACGGTGTCCATTGCCAACAAGATTTAAATAAATTTTTTGCTGGTAAGTTGGATTGGGGTACGATTTCAGAACGTTATCCTCTCACTTTTGCAGCCATAGAAAACGCCTTGGGGGTAATTGTTCACACTCAAGATGCCTATAATATTTTTACTAAAGATCGTAGATGTAAATGTCCTGTACTTTATTCTCCCTTACCTTATCCAGCTACTCCAATTCAGTCTGTCAGTAGAGATGAGACTATTTCTCGTCCTCCTTATCGTCTGATTGTTTTTGGCTATCTCGGAGGGTTATACCGTCGTGTACAGTCGGTATTAGAAGCTTTAGGAGGAATGGCAGAAAAAAACGCTTTTCATTTAGATATTTACGGACAAATCTGGGATGAAGACTATATTCGGGGATTAATCCAAAAATTTGCTTTAGAAAATCAGGTTACTCTTCATGGTTATGTGGAAGAGACAGAATTAGATTGGGCGATGGCTAACGCAGATTTGGCTTTCAATTTGCGTTATCCTACTGGGGGAGAAGCATCTGGAAGTCAAATGCGGATTTGGAGTCATGGACTTCCTAGTTTAGTAACTCGAATTGGTTGGTATGCAGAGTTACCAGAGGATGCGGTGGTATTTGTGAGTCATGACCGCGAAATCGCTGATTTAAAAGAACAATTGCAGAATTTTCTGGCTAATCCTGCTAAATTTGCTCAAATAGGTCAAAGAGGTCAACAAATTCTAGCTAAACAACATCATCCTTCTCTTTATAGCCGAAAAGTGGTGGAATTTGCTAAAGTAGTTGGTTTTTCTTGGCAAGTTAACCAATCTAGACTCAGTTTATCTGTCGCTTCATCTCCTCAAGTCAGTGTCATTATTCCTACTTACAATTGTAGTCGCTATTTAAAA includes these proteins:
- a CDS encoding putative glycosyl transferase gives rise to the protein MKINWFCPLPPEKTDIAHYTARILKELHQRAEITLWTDKQVWLPELEEYARIIHYHPDHLSDSDFENADVNIYHIGNNKEFHGSIWQVSRRYPGIVVIHDLNLHYLFTCLYPRYLEAGTTDRNAYVELMRNSHGVHCQQDLNKFFAGKLDWGTISERYPLTFAAIENALGVIVHTQDAYNIFTKDRRCKCPVLYSPLPYPATPIQSVSRDETISRPPYRLIVFGYLGGLYRRVQSVLEALGGMAEKNAFHLDIYGQIWDEDYIRGLIQKFALENQVTLHGYVEETELDWAMANADLAFNLRYPTGGEASGSQMRIWSHGLPSLVTRIGWYAELPEDAVVFVSHDREIADLKEQLQNFLANPAKFAQIGQRGQQILAKQHHPSLYSRKVVEFAKVVGFSWQVNQSRLSLSVASSPQVSVIIPTYNCSRYLKKAIASVLDQTYTDYELIVVDDGSTDNTQEIVQPLRDRIRYTSFQHNQGISVARNRGIEIARGNLITFLDADNWLLPHALEVQVNYFTKNSNVGMINSGFKMVNTQDEVLREVKPWLQYPELNLATWLTLRPILANTIMLRREWLEWAGGLDTNFSYADDLNLIFRLALMNCKTAWLPEVTLCCRQTNKDFVHHTPKKAKYTEMALKNLFNQGNLPQPIKSRKKQTLYQSFVWLAWNLYQTGNSREEAEYLQKSLEFTDSKPEEVIFNWVEHFNNFAFDYGYDFDAYQFSSQPEWKKLLRSILI